One part of the Bernardetia sp. genome encodes these proteins:
- a CDS encoding AAA family ATPase, which translates to MQRKERIKNLLSALNKNLYERQEPIQLALLTAVAGESLFMLGAPGVAKSLIARKLKFAFTAGQSFEYLMNRFSTPDEVFGPVSIKKLKDEDKYERLTEKYLPGATVVFLDEIWKASPSIQNALLTVLNEKIYRNGEEDVKVELKGLIAASNELPPKNEGLEALWDRFLVRYMISEIKESGNFLKMLTSSEDVYEDTVSEELKITAEENATWSKEIDKVELPNEVLNTIQLVKKQLDETDSQIGNIYYISDRRWKKIIRLLKTCAFLNGRKKVNLMDCFLITHCVWNQPEQLDKVRHLVSEVIRKHGYSISLNLSGLREEIKELESEIEKETKVKHVTTREELYPVEQEFYQVLNLEASMDGKYIKRADFDRLTKDESTINVYDDNFKLTYKVKAKKPAQQHEIHLYHNAQLLPLRLRTHKVEKDEIIYRKAHHLIEKYWNEKLEELLAYVNENLEKLDTEKPEEWYELDQNLFVDARLAPIVKANLNDSINQLNDIQLKLEKLKYYYKNLG; encoded by the coding sequence ATGCAACGCAAAGAACGAATCAAAAACTTACTTTCTGCTCTCAATAAAAATCTTTACGAACGCCAAGAACCCATACAGCTTGCTCTTCTGACAGCCGTAGCAGGTGAAAGTCTTTTTATGCTTGGCGCACCGGGGGTTGCAAAAAGTTTAATTGCACGAAAACTTAAATTTGCCTTTACAGCAGGACAATCCTTTGAGTATTTGATGAATCGTTTTAGTACGCCAGACGAAGTTTTTGGTCCTGTTTCTATCAAAAAACTCAAAGATGAAGATAAATATGAACGCCTCACAGAAAAATATTTACCTGGAGCGACAGTCGTTTTCTTAGATGAAATTTGGAAAGCAAGTCCATCTATTCAGAATGCACTTCTTACGGTTTTGAATGAAAAAATTTACAGAAATGGCGAAGAAGATGTAAAAGTAGAACTCAAAGGCTTGATTGCAGCCTCAAACGAACTTCCACCCAAAAATGAAGGTTTGGAAGCTCTTTGGGATAGATTTTTGGTGCGTTATATGATTTCTGAAATAAAAGAAAGTGGAAACTTTTTGAAAATGCTTACTTCTTCAGAAGATGTTTATGAGGATACTGTTTCGGAGGAACTTAAAATCACAGCAGAAGAAAATGCTACGTGGAGCAAAGAAATTGATAAAGTAGAGCTACCCAATGAAGTTTTAAATACGATTCAACTTGTCAAAAAACAGCTTGACGAGACAGATAGCCAAATTGGAAATATCTATTATATTTCAGACCGAAGGTGGAAAAAAATTATACGCCTTCTCAAAACTTGTGCTTTCTTAAATGGAAGAAAAAAAGTCAATCTGATGGATTGTTTTCTCATTACACATTGTGTTTGGAATCAGCCAGAACAGTTGGATAAAGTTCGTCATTTAGTTTCGGAAGTGATACGCAAACATGGTTATTCTATTTCTCTGAACCTATCTGGACTTAGAGAAGAAATAAAAGAACTGGAAAGCGAAATTGAGAAAGAAACAAAAGTAAAGCACGTTACGACACGAGAAGAACTCTACCCAGTAGAGCAAGAGTTTTATCAAGTTTTGAACTTAGAGGCTTCAATGGATGGAAAGTATATCAAACGTGCAGATTTTGATAGGCTTACAAAAGACGAAAGTACGATTAATGTTTATGATGATAATTTTAAACTAACTTATAAAGTAAAAGCTAAAAAACCAGCGCAACAGCACGAAATTCATCTGTATCATAATGCACAGCTTTTACCTCTTCGCCTTCGCACACACAAGGTAGAAAAAGACGAAATTATTTATAGAAAAGCGCATCATCTGATAGAAAAATATTGGAATGAAAAACTAGAGGAGCTTTTAGCTTACGTTAATGAAAACTTAGAAAAACTGGACACTGAAAAGCCAGAAGAATGGTATGAGCTAGACCAAAACTTGTTTGTAGATGCTCGTCTTGCGCCCATCGTGAAGGCAAACCTTAATGATTCTATAAATCAGCTAAATGATATTCAACTTAAACTAGAAAAACTCAAATATTATTATAAGAATTTAGGCTAA
- a CDS encoding NAD(P)/FAD-dependent oxidoreductase has product MQNKKVIIIGGGAGGFFAAINIKEKNPNYHVTILEQTNTLLKKVKISGGGRCNVTHSCFEPEKLTKNYPRGEKELLGAFYQFQPKDMIMWLKKRGVKTKTEADGRMFPVSDDSQTIIDCFLREAKKLNIQIKTGFPVEKLIPPIEENHNKWQVQIKNKPNLEADAIVMATGSQPKSWKMLTTLGHSISNPVPSLFTMTIKNDSRLKDMAGVSVNNGTVWAKDTKLSDENGAVLVTHWGLSAPAVLRLSAWGARELADKNYNFQMGVNWIDEKPKNALKTLKFHREEWRKKQIGTLSPFEIPNRLWKKLVEASNIDLTTNWASLSNKELESLSNELTQGEFQVVGKSTYKDEFVTCGGISLSEVDFKTMESKILPNLYFTGEVLDIDAITGGFNFQAAWTTAWIVSQNI; this is encoded by the coding sequence ATGCAAAATAAAAAAGTAATCATTATTGGAGGAGGTGCAGGAGGTTTTTTTGCAGCTATCAATATCAAAGAAAAAAATCCAAATTATCACGTAACGATATTAGAACAAACAAATACGCTACTCAAAAAAGTAAAGATTTCGGGTGGTGGACGCTGTAACGTTACACATTCTTGTTTTGAGCCAGAAAAACTGACCAAAAATTATCCACGAGGAGAAAAAGAGCTTTTAGGTGCATTTTATCAGTTTCAGCCAAAAGATATGATAATGTGGCTTAAAAAGCGAGGCGTAAAAACAAAAACAGAAGCTGATGGACGTATGTTTCCTGTTTCAGATGATTCCCAAACGATTATAGATTGTTTTCTCAGAGAAGCTAAAAAACTGAACATTCAGATAAAAACAGGTTTTCCAGTTGAAAAACTAATTCCTCCAATAGAAGAAAATCATAATAAATGGCAAGTTCAAATAAAAAATAAACCTAATTTGGAAGCCGATGCGATTGTGATGGCAACAGGAAGTCAGCCTAAATCATGGAAAATGCTAACCACTTTAGGACATTCGATTTCAAATCCTGTTCCTTCGCTTTTTACGATGACGATAAAAAATGATAGCCGTTTGAAAGATATGGCTGGCGTTTCGGTAAATAATGGGACGGTTTGGGCAAAAGATACAAAACTCTCTGATGAAAATGGAGCTGTTTTAGTTACGCATTGGGGACTTTCTGCGCCTGCTGTCTTACGTCTTTCTGCGTGGGGGGCAAGAGAACTGGCAGATAAAAACTACAATTTTCAGATGGGTGTAAATTGGATAGATGAAAAACCGAAAAATGCCCTCAAAACTTTAAAGTTTCACAGAGAAGAATGGCGCAAAAAGCAAATTGGAACGCTATCGCCTTTCGAAATTCCGAACCGTCTGTGGAAAAAATTGGTTGAAGCTTCCAACATAGACCTCACTACCAATTGGGCTTCACTATCTAATAAAGAACTAGAAAGCCTTTCAAATGAGCTAACACAAGGCGAGTTTCAAGTGGTGGGAAAAAGCACCTATAAAGATGAATTTGTAACTTGTGGAGGGATTTCTTTGTCAGAAGTAGATTTCAAGACAATGGAAAGCAAAATTTTGCCTAATTTGTATTTTACTGGCGAAGTCTTGGATATTGATGCTATTACTGGAGGTTTCAACTTTCAAGCTGCTTGGACGACGGCTTGGATTGTTTCGCAAAACATTTGA
- a CDS encoding GH3 auxin-responsive promoter family protein, translating to MKNIVNWIGTKIFSTRLDSIENFKKNPFQVQEKVFKYLIEEGKNTVWGKEHNYLSIKTQGQFADRIPISSYEEFYPYIERSLKGEQNLLWNKPIIGFSKSSGTTNARSKYIPVSEEGLDKNHYAAGKDLIAVYANNYPDTGFFSGKGLGVGGSMQPNPITGEKNCGDVSALIMNHLPAWAEYLRTPSLDIALMENWEEKTEAMARASSKENVTSIQGVPTWTLFIIKKILEVTGKNSILEVWPNLECFFHGAVSFTPYRQLFKELIPSDQMNYMEVYNASEGFFALQDQKNSEDLLLLLDYGIYYEFIPMDEWDKENPKTVNLQDVKLGEKYAMIISTNSGLWRYNIGDVIKFTSLSPFRIRIAGRTKHFINAFGEEVVVENADIALAEACKKTNAKLKDYTAAPVYIKGEENGSHKQGGHEWIIEFDKQPENETLFVETLDKKLREINSDYDAKREANIALVMPKVHFAEPNTFYKWLESRGKLGGQHKVPRLSNDREYVDAILEMMER from the coding sequence ATGAAAAACATTGTTAATTGGATTGGTACAAAAATATTCTCTACTCGTTTGGATAGTATAGAAAATTTTAAGAAAAATCCTTTTCAAGTTCAAGAAAAGGTTTTCAAATATCTTATCGAAGAAGGAAAAAACACAGTTTGGGGAAAAGAACACAATTATCTTTCTATCAAAACACAAGGACAGTTTGCTGACAGAATTCCTATTTCTAGTTACGAAGAATTTTATCCTTATATAGAAAGAAGTTTGAAGGGAGAACAAAATCTACTTTGGAACAAGCCTATTATCGGCTTTTCAAAATCTTCTGGAACAACTAATGCACGAAGTAAATACATTCCTGTTTCGGAAGAAGGACTAGACAAAAACCATTACGCAGCAGGCAAAGATTTGATTGCTGTTTATGCTAATAATTATCCAGATACAGGTTTTTTCTCTGGAAAAGGACTTGGAGTAGGTGGAAGTATGCAGCCCAATCCAATTACAGGCGAGAAAAATTGTGGTGATGTTTCGGCTTTGATTATGAATCATTTGCCAGCGTGGGCTGAATATCTCCGAACACCAAGTTTGGATATTGCACTGATGGAAAACTGGGAGGAAAAAACAGAGGCAATGGCAAGAGCTAGTTCAAAAGAAAATGTTACAAGCATTCAAGGCGTTCCGACGTGGACACTTTTTATCATCAAAAAAATATTAGAAGTTACAGGCAAAAACTCAATTTTGGAGGTTTGGCCTAACCTAGAATGTTTTTTTCATGGAGCAGTTTCATTTACGCCGTATCGTCAGCTTTTCAAAGAGCTTATTCCTTCTGACCAAATGAACTACATGGAAGTGTATAATGCTTCTGAAGGATTTTTTGCGCTGCAAGACCAAAAAAATAGCGAAGATTTATTGCTTCTTTTAGATTACGGAATTTATTATGAGTTTATTCCGATGGATGAGTGGGACAAAGAAAATCCAAAAACGGTAAACCTTCAAGATGTAAAGTTAGGAGAAAAATATGCAATGATTATCTCTACCAATTCTGGACTTTGGCGTTACAATATTGGAGATGTTATTAAATTTACTTCGCTTAGTCCTTTCAGAATCCGAATTGCTGGCAGAACCAAACATTTTATCAATGCTTTTGGAGAAGAAGTCGTAGTAGAAAATGCTGATATTGCGCTGGCAGAAGCCTGTAAAAAAACAAATGCAAAACTCAAAGACTATACGGCTGCTCCTGTGTATATCAAAGGCGAAGAAAATGGAAGCCATAAACAAGGGGGACACGAATGGATTATAGAATTTGACAAACAGCCAGAAAATGAAACACTGTTTGTAGAAACATTAGATAAGAAATTAAGAGAAATAAATTCAGACTACGATGCCAAGCGTGAGGCAAATATTGCACTCGTAATGCCAAAAGTGCATTTTGCAGAGCCTAACACATTTTATAAATGGCTAGAATCCAGAGGAAAGCTAGGAGGGCAGCACAAAGTTCCACGTCTTTCTAATGACAGAGAATATGTAGATGCTATTTTGGAGATGATGGAGAGGTAA